The proteins below are encoded in one region of Polypterus senegalus isolate Bchr_013 chromosome 2, ASM1683550v1, whole genome shotgun sequence:
- the LOC120524678 gene encoding 2-oxoglutarate receptor 1-like yields the protein MDINNSNASYYRIPASYMDRNYSSVTNNCTDLVDKLKRYYLTVMYSLIFILGVVGNISALLIYFFKVRPWKNTTITMIHIAMTDFLYLMSLPFFVKYYSNSDFWTLGDFMCKLVRFIFHLNMYGTIHLLMFVSIFRCIAVVYPLKAPDLQKKRWGLLVIFTSWITTGALITPMLNMFSIQTTNNTISCLDFASLDPQKIQVYNFILTGLGFFIPLLIVLICYIIIVMKLAERPEMPNFRKVKARRFVVLILVVFIICFLPYHVLRIIRISTNYPSYRSCVTNTVQAVYIITRTVEGMNTIFDLLLYTAAGEEFKKAFISTAASVWHCCKKHLTRF from the coding sequence atggatataaataattcaaATGCATCCTACTACAGAATTCCAGCATCTTACATGGATAGAAATTATTCTAGTGTTACTAATAATTGTACGGATTTGGTAGACAAGCTGAAGAGATACTATCTTACAGTGATGTactctttaatatttatattaggTGTAGTTGGTAACATATCTGCTCTCCTAATATATTTCTTCAAAGTGAGACCATGGAAGAACACTACAATAACAATGATTCACATCGCCATGACTGACTTTCTTTATCTGATGAGTCTTCCATTTTTTGTGAAATACTACAGTAACAGTGATTTTTGGACCCTAGGAGACTTTATGTGTAAACTAGtgagatttatttttcatttgaatatGTATGGAACCATTCATTTGCTTATGTTTGTTAGTATCTTTCGCTGCATCGCTGTCGTTTATCCCCTGAAAGCGCCTGATTTGCAGAAGAAACGGTGGGGCTTACTTGTTATTTTTACTTCATGGATAACTACAGGAGCATTAATTACCCCAATGCTCAATATGTTTTCAATACAGACAACCAATAATACTATTTCATGTTTAGATTTTGCTAGCCTTGATCCACAGAAGATACAGGTATATAACTTCATTTTGACAGGACTAGGTTTCTTTATTCCTTTGCTCATTGTATTAATATGTTATATAATCATTGTGATGAAACTGGCGGAGAGGCCTGAAATGCCAAACTTTAGAAAAGTAAAAGCCAGACGATTTGTTGTTCTGATCTTGGTGgtgtttatcatttgttttttgcCATATCATGTCCTAAGAATAATTCGCATAAGCACTAATTATCCATCTTACCGTTCTTGTGTAACAAACACTGTTCAGGCTGTGTACATCATAACCCGGACTGTTGAAGGAATGAACACTATATTTGACTTACTTTTGTACACAGCAGCAGGAGAGGAATTTAAGAAAGCGTTTATATCAACTGCTGCCTCAGTTTGGCATTGTTGCAAAAAACATCTGACAAGATTCTAA